Proteins co-encoded in one Corylus avellana chromosome ca9, CavTom2PMs-1.0 genomic window:
- the LOC132162588 gene encoding uncharacterized protein LOC132162588 isoform X2, with protein MGFGNLLEMPSHRLRKNLLVELMEKWSCEKLAFELMPGEIPITRMDVALILGLRVVGKPVVLIDEEPFTDIEKEYGAVLWKRKITVASLQSRLDALAVVDDIVSWLNKRKETNIQYVGGCLIFLQIWSYEHINIARPALRNSCLTFPRICQWDNSGSYDRHWFATKFKDLEDHQVIWKLQPTSGELEIDLVRELMEEQYVERELLRPQHCSTPFPIVHGGNLRIRSQVMEQVVVGVKIESGRSTWKHESDTSIVNEVNMVKEIDSEQPKALENAPGTVTRTMDFPSTSGCMSNTHKEQMELNFSSNLTAVDEDDPRTRIRILEEQNMELKTEMENLRRENIILKDRLLLSSQLEEQNVELKKELDYLRRECLSSNNLVLRLERVLLDEDVNAAVET; from the exons ATGGGTTTTGGAAATCTGCTGGAAATGCCTAGTCATAGGCTTAGAAAAAACTTATTGGTGGAGCTGATGGAAAAGTGGAGTTGTGAGAAGCTTGCTTTTGAACTTATGCCTGGTGAAATTCCCATTACTCGGATGGATGTTGCGTTGATTTTGGGGCTTCGTGTAGTAGGTAAACCTGTAGTCTTGATTGATGAAGAGCCTTTTACTGATATAGAGAAGGAATATGGTGCTGTTTTGTGGAAGAGGAAGATAACAGTTGCATCACTTCAAAGCAGACTTGATGCTCTTG CTGTTGTTGATGATATAGTCAGCTGGctgaacaaaagaaaagagacaaaTATACAATATGTGGGAGGTTGTCTTATATTTCTCCAA ATATGGTCTTATGAGCATATCAACATAGCTCGGCCTGCTTTACGCAATAGCTGCTTGACATTTCCTCGAATATGCCAATGGGACAATAGTGGGTCCTATGATAGACACTGGTTTGCTACAAAGTTTAAAGACCTTGAGGATCATCAG GTAATTTGGAAGCTTCAACCAACTTCTGGTGAGTTAGAAATCGATTTAGTAAGAGAATTAATGGAGGAACAATATGTTGAGAGGGAGCTTCTCAGACCACAACACTGTTCAACCCCTTTTCCAATTGTTCAT GGGGGTAACTTGAGAATCAGATCTCAAGTAATGGAACAAGTCGTTGTTGGAGTGAAAATTGAATCAGGTAGAAGCACATGGAAACATGAATCAGATACAAGCATTGTTAATGAAGTGAACATGGTAAAAGAGATCGATTCGGAGCAGCCGAAAGCGTTAGAAAATGCTCCAGGTACAGTAACTAGAACTATGGATTTTCCATCTACATCAGGTTGCATGTCAAATACACACAAGGAGCAGATGGAGCTaaatttttcctcaaatttGACTGCAGTTGAT GAGGATGACCCAAGAACAAGAATTCGGATATTGGAAGAGCAAAATATGGAATTGAAGACGGAGATGGAGAATCTGAgaagagaaaatataattttgaaagATCGGCTCTTGTTAAGTTCACAGTTAGAAGAGCAGAATGTAGAGCTGAAGAAAGAGTTGGATTACTTGAGAAGAGAATGCTTGTCATCAAATAATCTTGTGCTTAGACTAGAGAGAGTTTTATTGGACGAGGATGTAAATGCTGCAGTAGAAACATAG
- the LOC132162588 gene encoding protein MAINTENANCE OF MERISTEMS-like isoform X1 has protein sequence MGFGNLLEMPSHRLRKNLLVELMEKWSCEKLAFELMPGEIPITRMDVALILGLRVVGKPVVLIDEEPFTDIEKEYGAVLWKRKITVASLQSRLDALGGVVNDDFVRTFILFIFGTFLFPNANGKVNSRYLSYLKNLDDFCHYAWGAAVVDDIVSWLNKRKETNIQYVGGCLIFLQIWSYEHINIARPALRNSCLTFPRICQWDNSGSYDRHWFATKFKDLEDHQVIWKLQPTSGELEIDLVRELMEEQYVERELLRPQHCSTPFPIVHGGNLRIRSQVMEQVVVGVKIESGRSTWKHESDTSIVNEVNMVKEIDSEQPKALENAPGTVTRTMDFPSTSGCMSNTHKEQMELNFSSNLTAVDEDDPRTRIRILEEQNMELKTEMENLRRENIILKDRLLLSSQLEEQNVELKKELDYLRRECLSSNNLVLRLERVLLDEDVNAAVET, from the exons ATGGGTTTTGGAAATCTGCTGGAAATGCCTAGTCATAGGCTTAGAAAAAACTTATTGGTGGAGCTGATGGAAAAGTGGAGTTGTGAGAAGCTTGCTTTTGAACTTATGCCTGGTGAAATTCCCATTACTCGGATGGATGTTGCGTTGATTTTGGGGCTTCGTGTAGTAGGTAAACCTGTAGTCTTGATTGATGAAGAGCCTTTTACTGATATAGAGAAGGAATATGGTGCTGTTTTGTGGAAGAGGAAGATAACAGTTGCATCACTTCAAAGCAGACTTGATGCTCTTGGTGGGGTGgttaatgatgattttgttaGGACTTTTATACTATTTATATTTGGGacttttcttttcccaaatgCCAATGGAAAAGTAAATTCCCGTTATCTTtcttatcttaaaaatttggatgatttctgtCATTATGCCTGGGGTGCAGCTGTTGTTGATGATATAGTCAGCTGGctgaacaaaagaaaagagacaaaTATACAATATGTGGGAGGTTGTCTTATATTTCTCCAA ATATGGTCTTATGAGCATATCAACATAGCTCGGCCTGCTTTACGCAATAGCTGCTTGACATTTCCTCGAATATGCCAATGGGACAATAGTGGGTCCTATGATAGACACTGGTTTGCTACAAAGTTTAAAGACCTTGAGGATCATCAG GTAATTTGGAAGCTTCAACCAACTTCTGGTGAGTTAGAAATCGATTTAGTAAGAGAATTAATGGAGGAACAATATGTTGAGAGGGAGCTTCTCAGACCACAACACTGTTCAACCCCTTTTCCAATTGTTCAT GGGGGTAACTTGAGAATCAGATCTCAAGTAATGGAACAAGTCGTTGTTGGAGTGAAAATTGAATCAGGTAGAAGCACATGGAAACATGAATCAGATACAAGCATTGTTAATGAAGTGAACATGGTAAAAGAGATCGATTCGGAGCAGCCGAAAGCGTTAGAAAATGCTCCAGGTACAGTAACTAGAACTATGGATTTTCCATCTACATCAGGTTGCATGTCAAATACACACAAGGAGCAGATGGAGCTaaatttttcctcaaatttGACTGCAGTTGAT GAGGATGACCCAAGAACAAGAATTCGGATATTGGAAGAGCAAAATATGGAATTGAAGACGGAGATGGAGAATCTGAgaagagaaaatataattttgaaagATCGGCTCTTGTTAAGTTCACAGTTAGAAGAGCAGAATGTAGAGCTGAAGAAAGAGTTGGATTACTTGAGAAGAGAATGCTTGTCATCAAATAATCTTGTGCTTAGACTAGAGAGAGTTTTATTGGACGAGGATGTAAATGCTGCAGTAGAAACATAG
- the LOC132192047 gene encoding RING-H2 finger protein ATL74-like has product MHRRLLDTDQLNLPPDNGNRTRDSSYISETNFDTNMVIILAALLCALICALGLNSIVRCALRCSRRFALETAEQTAARLAATGLKKRDLRQIPVAVYGSGVNIKATECPICLGEFEDGEKVRVLPKCNHGFHVRCIDTWLLSHSSCPNCRHSLLDHPTSTSGANQQVRQAESSGNGSAATQGSVVIVVN; this is encoded by the coding sequence ATGCATCGCCGCCTGCTGGATACAGATCAGCTGAATTTGCCACCGGACAATGGGAACAGGACGCGTGACAGCTCGTACATCAGCGAGACCAACTTTGACACCAACATGGTGATCATATTGGCGGCCTTGCTGTGTGCGCTGATATGCGCGCTTGGGCTGAACTCGATCGTGCGCTGCGCCTTGCGTTGTAGCCGAAGGTTTGCGTTGGAGACCGCCGAGCAAACGGCCGCGAGACTAGCTGCCACGGGCCTCAAGAAGCGCGATTTGCGTCAGATTCCCGTGGCGGTTTATGGGTCCGGCGTGAACATTAAGGCCACCGAGTGCCCAATTTGTCTCGGGGAATTCGAAGACGGTGAGAAGGTTCGGGTGCTGCCAAAATGCAATCACGGGTTCCATGTGAGGTGCATAGACACATGGCTTCTGTCACATTCATCCTGCCCAAACTGTCGGCACTCTCTGCTTGACCACCCAACAAGCACTTCAGGTGCAAATCAACAAGTTCGCCAAGCAGAGTCATCTGGAAATGGGTCTGCAGCCACGCAAGGCAGCGTTGTCATTGTGGTTAACTAG
- the LOC132162513 gene encoding uncharacterized protein LOC132162513 translates to MQAEKQQSWKIYIHAKAKNFHFKLKVRATNIVPTWEFHRCSVVLKLGKCLLKLKSNCETALIPSKKQPKTLKSKFLALLKKFRFRRSKNRTIGFKQKSDLSNPEDNRMGWFAYKEPICLGSLFAGILAFLAQSISNKDQRAIVIHGSVISLYLGLLFKKYMTGRISNFLVLLVACSLVLELDTYLRFDYIQMAWDYLVSSGLPGIFKLLSILWGPVRQSN, encoded by the exons ATGCAAGCTGAAAAGCAGCAATCTTGGAAGATCTACATCCACGCCAAGGCCAAGAACTTCCATTTCAAACTCAAAGTCAGAGCAACAAATATCGTACCCACTTGGGAGTTCCATCGGTGCTCCGTTGTGCTAAAGCTGGGAAAATGCCTCCTCAAATTGAAATCCAACTGCGAAACAGCACTCATTCCCAGTAAAAAACAACCCAAAACCTTGAAATCCAAGTTCCTAGCACTTCTCAAGAAGTTCCGCTTTCGACGGTCCAAGAACCGAACCATTGGTTTCAAGCAGAAGTCAGATCTCTCAAACCCAGAAGACAATAGAATGGGATGGTTTGCTTACAAG GAACCAATCTGTTTGGGTTCCTTGTTTGCTGGGATTCTTGCATTTCTAGCTCAATCTATTAGCAACAAAGATCAGAGGGCAATTGTCATTCATGGCTCTGTTATCTCTTTATACCTTGGTTTATTGTTCAAGAAATATATGACAGGAAGAATCAGCAATTTCTTGGTACTTCTAGTGGCTTGTTCACTAGTACTTGAATTGGACACTTATTTAAGATTTGATTATATTCAGATGGCATGGGACTATCTTGTTTCCTCCGGATTGCCAG GTATTTTCAAGCTCTTATCAATCTTATGGGGTCCGGTAAGACAAAGTAACTGA